Proteins from a single region of Thermoanaerobaculales bacterium:
- a CDS encoding ornithine carbamoyltransferase has product MKNSLSGRDLITTQDWTVEEVTRLLDLAVELKAAKRAGTPTPWLAAKTLYMIFFDASTRTRNSFETGMTQLGGHAIYLSPDKMQISHGENAKDTANVLSRYGEAIAIRHCAFGEGNHYLREVAEHASVPVLNMQCDVYHPCQILADLLTIRERFGATRGLKVGVAWTSAPNYVRPLSVPQSLILLLPRFGIDVTLAYPPEFRLMPPIEEQARANAEQGGARFAISHRFEDAFENADAVVPKSWGPLMTTTSTPEGLKLIEKYPSWRCDARHMALGKERLIYMHPLPADRGREVTDEVIDGPQSVVYDEAENRLHVQKALMALTMGGVEG; this is encoded by the coding sequence ATGAAGAACTCGCTTTCCGGAAGGGATCTCATCACCACCCAGGACTGGACCGTCGAGGAGGTGACGCGGCTGCTCGACCTCGCGGTCGAGCTCAAGGCCGCCAAGCGCGCCGGCACGCCCACGCCGTGGCTCGCCGCCAAGACCCTGTACATGATCTTCTTCGACGCCTCGACCCGGACCCGCAACTCCTTCGAGACCGGGATGACCCAACTCGGCGGCCACGCCATCTACCTGTCGCCGGACAAGATGCAGATCAGCCACGGCGAGAACGCGAAGGACACTGCCAACGTGCTGTCGCGCTACGGCGAGGCGATCGCCATCCGGCACTGCGCCTTCGGCGAGGGCAACCACTACCTGCGCGAGGTCGCCGAGCACGCGTCGGTGCCGGTGCTCAACATGCAGTGCGACGTCTACCACCCTTGCCAGATCCTCGCCGACCTGCTGACCATCCGCGAGCGTTTCGGCGCGACCAGGGGCCTCAAGGTCGGGGTCGCCTGGACCTCGGCGCCCAACTACGTGCGGCCGCTGTCGGTGCCGCAGAGCCTGATCTTGTTGCTGCCGCGCTTCGGCATCGACGTCACCCTCGCCTACCCGCCCGAGTTCCGGCTCATGCCACCGATCGAGGAGCAGGCTCGCGCGAACGCCGAGCAGGGCGGCGCGCGCTTTGCGATCAGCCACCGCTTCGAGGACGCATTCGAGAACGCCGACGCGGTCGTGCCCAAGTCGTGGGGGCCGCTGATGACGACCACGAGCACACCGGAGGGCCTCAAGCTCATCGAGAAGTACCCGAGCTGGCGCTGCGACGCGCGGCACATGGCCCTCGGCAAGGAGCGCCTGATCTACATGCACCCGCTGCCGGCCGACCGCGGTCGCGAGGTGACCGATGAGGTGATCGACGGCCCGCAGTCCGTGGTCTACGACGAGGCCGAGAACCGGCTCCACGTCCAAAAGGCACTCATGGCGCTGACGATGGGAGGGGTCGAGGGCTAG
- a CDS encoding pyridoxal-phosphate dependent enzyme has protein sequence MSRSTTEQVLENTIRRCRERDIIIPTLEQMLHPETIPAGIVEELRGIGLWDLHPRNLFRITWKNEPVASGGGFGGVNALELPPAITGVRARILVLLGKFFPTGAHKVGATFVPLVERLIDGSFDPTRHKALWPSTGNYCRGGAYDAYLLGCPSIAVLPEGMSRERFEWLAKLGSEIHATPGSESNVKEIYDRTKELKARRPDEVVVLNQFEEFGNALWHFVCTGSAMEEVYLSRRTAGQRLAAVCLTQGSAGTLGCCDYLREHFPAIKVVAGEALQCATLLYNGHGAHRIEGIGDKHVPWIHNMRNMDAVAGIDDNACMALLRLFNEPAGREWLVTQGVDPMLVGRLDLLGISGIANLLVAVKTARYFELTERDILLTVATDSMELYGSRLAEERARLGEYGERQAAVDHERYLLGAGIDHVLELSHWDRKRMHNLKYFTWVEQQGKTVEELDAQWDDPDYWTSKYQGWQALDERIREFNERVGLLGKYR, from the coding sequence ATGAGCCGCTCCACGACTGAACAGGTGCTCGAGAACACGATCCGGCGCTGCCGCGAGCGCGACATCATCATCCCGACCCTCGAGCAGATGCTGCACCCGGAGACGATCCCGGCCGGCATCGTCGAGGAGCTGCGCGGCATCGGGCTGTGGGACCTCCACCCCCGCAACCTGTTCCGCATCACCTGGAAGAACGAGCCGGTCGCCTCCGGCGGCGGCTTCGGAGGAGTCAACGCCCTCGAGCTGCCGCCAGCCATCACCGGGGTGCGGGCGCGGATCCTGGTGCTGCTCGGCAAGTTCTTCCCGACCGGCGCCCACAAGGTCGGCGCCACCTTCGTGCCGCTGGTCGAGCGGCTGATCGACGGCAGCTTCGACCCGACCCGCCACAAGGCGCTTTGGCCGTCGACCGGCAACTACTGCCGCGGCGGCGCCTACGACGCGTACCTGCTCGGCTGCCCGTCGATCGCGGTGCTGCCCGAGGGCATGTCGCGGGAGCGCTTCGAGTGGCTCGCGAAGCTGGGGTCGGAAATCCACGCCACGCCGGGCTCGGAGAGCAACGTCAAGGAGATCTACGACCGCACGAAGGAGCTGAAAGCGCGGCGTCCGGACGAGGTCGTGGTCCTCAACCAGTTCGAGGAGTTCGGCAACGCGCTGTGGCACTTCGTGTGCACGGGCAGCGCGATGGAGGAGGTGTACCTCAGCCGGCGGACCGCGGGGCAGCGGCTGGCCGCGGTTTGCCTGACCCAGGGTTCGGCAGGCACCCTCGGCTGCTGCGACTACCTGCGCGAGCACTTCCCAGCGATCAAGGTGGTGGCGGGCGAGGCCCTGCAGTGCGCTACCCTGCTCTACAACGGCCACGGCGCCCATCGCATCGAGGGCATCGGCGACAAGCACGTGCCATGGATCCACAACATGCGCAACATGGACGCGGTGGCGGGGATCGACGACAACGCGTGCATGGCGTTGCTGCGGCTGTTCAACGAGCCGGCGGGCCGGGAGTGGCTCGTCACTCAGGGTGTGGACCCGATGCTGGTCGGCCGCCTCGACCTGCTCGGGATCTCGGGCATCGCCAACCTCCTGGTTGCGGTCAAGACCGCGCGCTACTTCGAGCTGACCGAGCGCGACATCCTGCTCACCGTGGCCACCGACTCGATGGAGCTGTACGGCTCACGGCTTGCCGAGGAGCGGGCGCGGCTCGGCGAGTACGGCGAGCGTCAGGCGGCCGTCGACCACGAGCGGTACCTGCTCGGCGCCGGCATCGACCACGTGCTCGAGCTGTCGCACTGGGACCGCAAGCGGATGCACAACCTCAAGTACTTCACCTGGGTCGAGCAGCAGGGCAAGACCGTCGAGGAGCTCGACGCCCAGTGGGATGACCCCGACTACTGGACCTCCAAGTACCAGGGCTGGCAGGCCCTCGACGAGCGAATCCGCGAGTTCAACGAGCGGGTGGGGTTGCTCGGGAAGTACAGGTAG
- a CDS encoding YgeY family selenium metabolism-linked hydrolase: MTTTRGAAALAAARRHEPAIVDFLRGMIAIPAESGRERARCELVAATYRSLGFDEVFFDELGTVVARIGSGPFAILLDGHVDCVGVGDPAAWPHDPFTGRFEDGLIWGRGAVDELPAIAAMAYGARVLADRGLPPDITLLLTASVMEEDCDGACLLHLIERRGLRPDVVVLGEPTDLAVYRGHRGRLEATVTTRGVSAHGAHAERGVNALYKMAPIIHDVAALDARLPADPFLGKGSVIVSHIACTTPSLNAVPDSATITLDRRLTVGETVDSALAELRSLPHLGDAEVALLHYRATGWNGGEVSQDKYYPTWVLEEGHPLVQGVAAAAAEVLGRAPAISRWHFSTNGVATMGRLGIPTVGFAPGREELAHTTREHVAVEDLVHATAVYSLIPELLCEAL; the protein is encoded by the coding sequence ATGACCACGACCCGGGGCGCCGCCGCCCTCGCCGCCGCTCGACGGCACGAGCCGGCGATCGTCGACTTCCTGCGCGGGATGATCGCAATTCCGGCCGAGAGCGGTCGCGAGCGGGCGCGCTGCGAGCTGGTGGCCGCAACCTACCGCTCGCTCGGTTTCGACGAGGTCTTCTTCGACGAGCTCGGCACCGTGGTGGCGCGGATCGGCAGCGGCCCCTTCGCCATCCTGCTCGACGGCCACGTCGACTGCGTCGGCGTCGGCGACCCCGCGGCCTGGCCCCACGACCCGTTCACGGGTCGCTTCGAGGACGGGCTGATCTGGGGCCGCGGCGCGGTCGACGAGCTGCCCGCCATCGCCGCCATGGCCTACGGCGCGCGGGTCCTCGCCGACCGGGGCCTGCCCCCGGACATCACCCTCCTGCTCACGGCGTCGGTCATGGAGGAGGACTGCGACGGCGCCTGCCTGCTGCACTTGATCGAGCGCCGCGGCCTGCGGCCCGACGTCGTCGTGCTCGGCGAGCCGACCGACCTCGCGGTCTACCGTGGCCATCGCGGCCGCCTCGAGGCGACGGTCACGACCCGCGGCGTCTCGGCGCACGGCGCGCACGCCGAGCGCGGGGTGAACGCGCTCTACAAGATGGCGCCGATCATCCACGACGTCGCGGCCCTCGACGCGCGGCTGCCGGCCGACCCCTTCCTCGGCAAGGGCTCGGTCATAGTGTCCCACATCGCGTGCACCACGCCGTCGCTGAACGCGGTCCCGGACAGCGCCACCATCACGCTCGACCGCCGTCTGACCGTGGGCGAGACCGTGGACAGCGCGCTCGCGGAGCTGCGCAGCCTCCCCCATCTCGGCGACGCTGAGGTCGCGCTGCTGCACTATCGGGCGACCGGCTGGAACGGCGGCGAGGTGTCGCAGGACAAGTACTACCCGACCTGGGTGCTCGAGGAAGGCCACCCGCTGGTGCAGGGCGTGGCCGCCGCCGCCGCCGAGGTCCTCGGGCGGGCGCCGGCGATCTCGCGCTGGCACTTCTCCACCAACGGCGTCGCCACCATGGGCCGGCTCGGCATCCCGACCGTCGGCTTCGCGCCCGGCCGCGAGGAGCTCGCCCACACCACGCGGGAGCACGTCGCGGTCGAGGACCTCGTGCACGCGACGGCGGTGTACAGCCTGATTCCCGAGCTGCTCTGCGAAGCCCTATGA